One segment of Geomonas ferrireducens DNA contains the following:
- a CDS encoding tetratricopeptide repeat protein, with the protein MLRPLLILLCLLMATQAPAAERSGGGGPAASSPTDVYFGEALYHAYQGEWFEAVARLDTELGQHRRLDEPVLDPLYPYVGQAEFNVGDFELGYRMHLRAGRSIKAVIDGKVDEPQRNAAIYRLARLYFRKDQPQEALKALERISGKLPGTLSVDVEFLRAQLLMALGRFEEASVVLKEIRDEKGVEGFAGYNLGVSLMQQGKVQDGRAYLERTGQMPGTAAEIMAIRDKANLVLGYRLLDDNAADQAKLALDRVRLSGPFSNRALLGSGWADANQGSFERALVPWSILAGREVTDPAVQEAMLALPFAYGKLKAYGKAALLYGSALESFGKEIEKLSGSIASVKEGRLLKALEQEELKQDAEWVVKLRNLPKAPETYYLMDLMASHDFQEALKNYLDLRDLAQKLATWEGDLNAFEEMIGLRRAYYEPLLPGVDASFKELDSQIRLRSEQRDRIGKRLHAMLTSPRPEHLATADERLAKEELARLEKSITAGAPGEEEIARRIARLKGVIAWNIATGYHQRLTNTFDDLDRLNEEMRRMKEEYDSFVRTRQAATQSYQGYDEAIRARRAEIATAREKVAALMPRQGKVLEAMAVDELSKRRTRLEGFQVTARFAIADSYDRANKAQAQKKVGE; encoded by the coding sequence ATGCTAAGGCCCCTTCTCATACTGCTCTGCCTCTTGATGGCGACGCAGGCCCCGGCCGCCGAGAGATCCGGCGGGGGCGGTCCCGCAGCCTCCTCCCCGACGGACGTCTACTTCGGCGAGGCGCTCTACCACGCCTACCAGGGGGAGTGGTTCGAGGCGGTGGCGCGGCTCGACACGGAGCTCGGCCAGCACCGTCGACTCGACGAGCCCGTCCTCGACCCGCTCTACCCGTACGTGGGCCAGGCTGAGTTCAACGTCGGCGACTTCGAGCTCGGTTACCGCATGCACCTGCGCGCCGGGCGCTCCATCAAGGCGGTGATCGACGGGAAGGTCGACGAGCCGCAGCGCAACGCCGCGATCTACCGGCTCGCGCGGCTTTACTTCCGCAAAGACCAGCCCCAGGAGGCCCTCAAGGCCCTGGAGCGCATCAGCGGGAAGCTCCCCGGGACGCTCAGCGTCGACGTCGAGTTCCTGCGCGCGCAGCTCCTCATGGCCCTCGGCCGCTTCGAGGAGGCCTCAGTCGTGCTGAAGGAGATCCGGGACGAGAAGGGTGTGGAAGGATTCGCCGGCTACAACCTGGGGGTGTCGCTCATGCAGCAGGGCAAAGTGCAGGACGGACGCGCATACCTGGAGCGCACCGGGCAGATGCCGGGAACCGCAGCCGAGATCATGGCCATCAGGGACAAGGCGAACCTCGTTTTAGGGTACCGGCTTCTGGACGACAACGCGGCAGACCAGGCGAAGCTCGCCCTCGACCGTGTGCGCCTCTCCGGCCCCTTCTCGAACCGGGCCCTGCTCGGTTCCGGCTGGGCCGACGCGAACCAGGGGAGCTTCGAACGCGCCCTCGTTCCCTGGAGCATCCTCGCCGGGCGCGAGGTGACCGACCCCGCGGTGCAGGAGGCGATGCTCGCGCTTCCCTTTGCCTACGGCAAGCTCAAGGCCTACGGCAAAGCCGCACTCCTGTACGGCAGCGCCCTGGAGTCCTTCGGCAAGGAGATCGAGAAGCTTTCCGGCTCCATCGCGTCGGTGAAGGAGGGGAGGCTTCTGAAGGCGCTGGAACAAGAGGAACTGAAGCAGGACGCCGAGTGGGTGGTGAAGCTTCGCAACCTCCCCAAGGCGCCCGAGACCTACTACCTTATGGACCTGATGGCCTCGCACGACTTTCAGGAGGCGCTGAAAAACTACCTCGACCTCAGGGATCTCGCGCAGAAGCTCGCCACCTGGGAGGGGGACCTGAACGCCTTCGAGGAGATGATCGGGCTGCGTCGCGCCTACTACGAGCCGCTGCTCCCCGGGGTCGACGCCTCCTTCAAGGAGCTTGACTCCCAGATACGTCTGCGCAGCGAGCAGCGCGACCGCATCGGCAAAAGGCTCCACGCCATGCTGACCTCGCCGCGCCCCGAGCACCTCGCCACCGCGGACGAGCGCCTCGCCAAGGAGGAACTCGCGCGCCTGGAGAAATCGATCACCGCCGGCGCCCCCGGTGAGGAGGAAATTGCCCGGCGCATCGCCCGCCTCAAAGGTGTCATCGCCTGGAACATCGCCACCGGCTACCACCAGCGCCTCACCAACACCTTCGACGATCTCGATCGCCTGAACGAGGAGATGCGGCGCATGAAAGAGGAATACGACTCCTTCGTCCGCACGAGACAGGCGGCGACGCAGAGCTACCAGGGTTACGACGAGGCGATCCGCGCCCGCCGCGCCGAGATCGCGACGGCACGGGAAAAGGTGGCGGCCCTCATGCCGCGCCAGGGAAAGGTACTCGAGGCCATGGCGGTGGATGAGCTGTCGAAGCGCCGGACGCGCCTCGAAGGTTTCCAGGTCACCGCGCGCTTCGCCATCGCGGACAGCTACGACCGGGCCAACAAGGCCCAGGCACAGAAGAAGGTGGGAGAATGA
- a CDS encoding OmpA family protein has translation MVKQSIALTCLFLVCMAGSAAAQETVATAATKAPTPAASAPAGAAPGVREAAGPGETTEGHLPKDVSYTPWLLDPAVFGEDQGDRTEKRQVPEKDVKTVKVANLVPPIHFRTGDAEITREYLDLLRGVLEKMRGRQNVRLHFVGHADSQRLSPTLQGKFTDNTGLSRERAGTTAEYCQRALGLPPEAISYEGLGDTRPVASNLTEEGRAQNRRVEVEVWYDEIGEKMVEKEVIVPATVNRVKVCRTETVCKMRYKEGLAHRVRLKHLVAPMHYDAALVTVPEEFLRQVRQGLDNLKDKQNVVVRFTAYSDTAPLEARDERIYGDQIGLSRAVARRVALAVQDTLKEKKTVFESDGKGSVQPVATNDTQQGRGLNRRVEVEFLHDDPLQELPDEPQLCPEDAGSETVTRVYDPPSGPVAPILFADGNPVLPAGYTEHLTELMAQIRERANVRLRFTGYIENERLDRRNAAIYGDDVGWATARARRSMLSVSEKMGLPPARAEFEGRGYVQSDDVVATGFTGTGASRVEVQVIYDEKVPVNDYEGVDILRMTREVNTVDPLALNLMRISVDGKPVDDLNKSVPDLQRCTDLALDRAEIQFRYDDLKAEPRLNVTAWPRSIAYREEGGEGDGNLVRFRLYTNYHSFIKRGEVRIFDAAVSERDLPLAVVPLDGEGVGEWRASFDTLAAPVRELKYLVRVYDAEGNFDETVPQPLWVIDHADPAAAKADPERELLAGYGGSRIAAKNIPVAGGSVLAHGSAIPAGHRVWLAGYPAPVDAKGRFIAEEILPKGTHTVEVAVLDQAGNGQLYLRDLAMKKNDWFTVGIADLTLSANKTSGPAELLAPDRPQYGRTLDAEGRLAFYTKGSFGDGWGLTASADTREGPLNEIFSNFLEKSPEALFRRMDQDYHFPTYGDDGTVTEDAPTSGKFYAKLAKNQNYGLWGNFRVGYTDNDLAHVDRGLYGGNLHYQLPGVTGFGEKRFVVDGFAAEPGTMAGRDEFRGTGGSLYYLRRQDVLQGSERVRVEVRDKDSGIVLAAKDLTAVQDYDVDYLQGRLVLREPLESTASDNLLVHSDAIGGNPVYLVARYEYTPGVAELDSVTFGGHAHYWFGDYVKLGVTGSKGDDGDAGESLVGADLTLRKSATTWLKLETGRSKGTGLFTSTSQDGGFKYGTVQTPDDAAVSAGAYRVDASLGLADLGKDWRGRITLYSQLLEAGYSAPGQVADRETLQVGGSAEIPVNDRVKLTFKGDRREVDQGLQTTAAEADAQYQVDEHWTASIGGRVDHRRDESLVVPLTQETGTRTDLVGKVAYDSKARWMGYLFTQQSVQTSGNREDNARTGAGGTYRVTDRFKVNGELSAGDQGGAGRFGAEYLYSDRTTLYMNYALENERSDNGVQARKGTMTSGFRSRYSDTTSVYGEERYTHGDTPSGLLHSYGVDLTPTDRLNLGAKGEVGTLTDNLTGAELKRTAVGVNAGYGFDKVKLASAVEYREDDAEQTDLSREKRTTWLFKNSLKYQMTPDWRLIGKFNYSKSTSSEGDLRDGGYTEAVVGYAYRPVMNDRLNALVKYTYFYNMPSADQIAGTTTGASFMQRSHIASIDAMYDLTPRWTVGGKYAYRLGQVSMDRVNPEYFDSRAHLVVARVDWRFLHKWDALVEGRWLDLPDAQDSRTGVLLGVYRHLGNHFKIGAGYNFSDFSDDLTDLSYRRQGVFVNMVGMI, from the coding sequence ATGGTGAAGCAAAGTATCGCCCTTACATGCTTGTTCCTGGTTTGCATGGCAGGCTCCGCCGCCGCGCAAGAGACCGTTGCGACCGCCGCGACCAAGGCGCCGACTCCGGCCGCATCCGCCCCGGCGGGTGCCGCCCCGGGCGTCCGCGAGGCAGCCGGCCCCGGCGAGACCACCGAGGGACACCTCCCGAAGGACGTGAGCTATACGCCGTGGCTCCTCGACCCCGCCGTCTTCGGTGAGGACCAGGGGGACCGCACCGAGAAGCGCCAGGTCCCCGAGAAGGATGTGAAGACGGTCAAGGTGGCGAACCTCGTCCCGCCGATCCACTTCCGCACCGGCGACGCGGAGATCACCAGGGAATACCTCGACCTTTTGCGCGGCGTGCTGGAGAAGATGCGCGGGCGCCAGAACGTCCGGCTCCACTTCGTGGGACATGCGGACAGCCAGCGGCTGAGCCCCACCCTCCAGGGGAAATTCACCGACAACACCGGGCTATCCCGCGAGCGCGCCGGGACCACGGCCGAATACTGCCAGCGCGCCCTGGGGCTTCCCCCCGAGGCGATCTCCTACGAGGGGCTCGGGGACACCCGCCCGGTCGCCTCGAACCTGACCGAAGAGGGGCGGGCCCAGAACCGCCGCGTCGAGGTGGAGGTCTGGTACGACGAGATCGGCGAGAAGATGGTGGAGAAGGAGGTCATCGTTCCCGCCACGGTGAACCGCGTAAAGGTCTGCCGCACCGAAACGGTCTGCAAGATGCGCTACAAGGAGGGGCTTGCGCACCGGGTGAGGCTAAAGCACCTCGTGGCCCCGATGCACTACGATGCGGCGCTCGTCACCGTCCCGGAGGAGTTTCTAAGGCAGGTGCGCCAGGGACTCGACAACCTGAAGGACAAGCAAAACGTCGTGGTCCGCTTCACCGCCTACAGCGACACGGCACCCTTGGAGGCGCGCGACGAGCGCATCTACGGCGACCAGATCGGCCTCTCGCGGGCGGTGGCGCGGCGCGTTGCCCTAGCGGTCCAGGACACCCTGAAGGAAAAGAAGACGGTCTTCGAGAGCGACGGCAAGGGGAGCGTGCAGCCGGTCGCCACCAACGACACCCAGCAGGGGAGGGGGCTCAACCGGCGCGTCGAGGTCGAGTTCCTGCACGACGACCCCCTGCAGGAGCTTCCCGACGAGCCCCAGCTCTGCCCCGAGGACGCAGGAAGCGAGACGGTGACGCGGGTCTACGATCCCCCCTCCGGCCCGGTCGCCCCGATCCTCTTTGCGGACGGCAACCCCGTCCTCCCGGCGGGTTACACCGAGCACCTGACCGAGCTGATGGCGCAGATCCGCGAGAGGGCCAACGTACGGCTTCGTTTCACCGGTTACATCGAGAACGAGCGGCTCGACCGGCGTAACGCCGCCATCTACGGCGACGACGTCGGCTGGGCCACGGCGCGCGCCCGCCGCAGCATGCTCTCGGTGAGCGAGAAGATGGGACTCCCCCCGGCAAGGGCGGAGTTCGAGGGGCGCGGCTATGTCCAGTCCGACGACGTGGTCGCCACTGGCTTCACCGGGACCGGCGCCTCCCGCGTCGAGGTGCAGGTGATCTACGACGAGAAGGTCCCGGTGAACGACTACGAGGGGGTGGACATCCTGCGCATGACCCGCGAGGTGAACACCGTCGATCCCCTCGCCCTGAACCTCATGCGCATCTCGGTGGACGGAAAACCGGTCGACGACCTGAACAAGAGCGTCCCCGACCTGCAGCGCTGCACCGACCTGGCGCTTGACCGCGCCGAGATTCAGTTCCGCTACGACGACCTGAAGGCGGAGCCGAGGTTGAACGTCACCGCCTGGCCGCGCAGCATCGCCTACCGGGAAGAGGGGGGGGAGGGCGACGGGAACCTGGTCCGCTTCCGCCTCTACACGAACTACCACAGCTTCATCAAGCGGGGCGAGGTGCGCATCTTCGACGCGGCCGTCTCGGAGCGCGACCTGCCGCTCGCCGTGGTTCCCCTGGACGGCGAAGGGGTGGGGGAGTGGCGCGCATCGTTTGACACCCTTGCCGCACCGGTTCGGGAGCTCAAGTACCTGGTCCGGGTCTACGACGCAGAGGGGAACTTCGACGAGACGGTCCCCCAGCCGCTTTGGGTGATCGACCATGCCGACCCCGCCGCCGCGAAGGCGGACCCGGAGCGCGAGCTTCTGGCGGGATACGGGGGAAGCCGCATCGCGGCTAAGAACATCCCGGTCGCCGGCGGCAGCGTCCTCGCCCACGGCAGCGCGATTCCTGCGGGGCACCGCGTCTGGCTTGCCGGCTACCCGGCACCGGTGGACGCCAAGGGGCGCTTCATCGCCGAGGAGATCCTTCCCAAGGGGACGCACACCGTCGAGGTGGCGGTGCTCGACCAGGCGGGGAACGGCCAGCTCTACCTGCGCGACCTCGCCATGAAGAAAAACGACTGGTTCACCGTGGGGATCGCCGATCTGACCCTCTCCGCCAACAAGACGAGCGGCCCGGCCGAACTCCTCGCGCCGGACCGGCCGCAGTACGGCCGCACCCTCGACGCCGAAGGGCGCCTGGCCTTCTACACCAAAGGGAGCTTCGGCGACGGCTGGGGGCTCACCGCCAGCGCCGACACCCGCGAGGGTCCGCTGAACGAGATCTTCTCCAACTTCCTGGAGAAGTCCCCCGAGGCGCTTTTCCGCCGCATGGACCAGGACTACCACTTCCCGACCTATGGCGACGACGGCACGGTGACCGAGGACGCGCCGACCAGCGGCAAGTTCTACGCGAAGCTCGCCAAAAACCAGAACTACGGTCTGTGGGGGAACTTCAGGGTCGGCTACACCGACAACGATCTCGCCCACGTGGACCGCGGCCTCTACGGCGGAAACCTCCATTACCAGCTTCCGGGCGTGACCGGCTTCGGCGAGAAACGCTTCGTGGTGGACGGCTTCGCCGCCGAGCCGGGGACCATGGCGGGACGCGACGAGTTCCGCGGCACCGGGGGATCGCTCTACTACCTGCGCCGCCAGGACGTCCTGCAGGGCTCGGAGCGGGTGCGCGTCGAGGTGAGGGACAAGGACAGCGGCATCGTCCTCGCCGCGAAGGACCTGACCGCGGTGCAGGACTACGACGTCGACTACCTGCAGGGGCGCTTGGTGCTCAGGGAGCCCCTTGAGTCGACCGCCTCGGACAACCTCCTTGTACACAGTGACGCCATCGGGGGGAACCCTGTCTACCTGGTCGCCCGCTACGAGTACACCCCGGGGGTGGCCGAGCTCGATTCCGTTACCTTCGGCGGGCACGCCCACTACTGGTTCGGGGACTACGTGAAGCTCGGCGTCACCGGCAGCAAGGGAGACGACGGCGACGCCGGGGAGAGCCTCGTCGGTGCGGACCTCACCCTGCGCAAGTCCGCCACCACCTGGCTGAAACTCGAGACCGGGCGCAGCAAGGGGACCGGGCTCTTCACCTCGACCTCGCAGGACGGCGGCTTCAAGTACGGCACGGTGCAGACGCCGGATGATGCGGCGGTCAGCGCGGGTGCCTACCGGGTGGATGCGAGCCTGGGGCTTGCCGACCTCGGCAAGGATTGGCGCGGGCGGATCACCCTGTACAGCCAGCTCCTCGAGGCGGGTTATTCCGCTCCCGGCCAGGTCGCGGACAGGGAGACGCTCCAGGTCGGTGGAAGCGCAGAAATCCCGGTGAACGACCGCGTGAAGCTCACCTTCAAGGGAGACCGTCGCGAGGTGGACCAGGGGCTTCAGACCACGGCCGCCGAGGCGGATGCCCAGTACCAGGTGGACGAGCACTGGACGGCCTCGATCGGGGGGCGCGTCGATCACAGAAGGGATGAGTCCCTCGTGGTTCCCCTCACCCAGGAAACCGGGACCCGCACCGACCTCGTCGGGAAGGTCGCCTACGACTCGAAGGCGAGATGGATGGGGTACCTCTTCACCCAGCAGTCGGTGCAGACCTCTGGGAACCGCGAAGACAACGCCCGGACCGGCGCGGGGGGCACCTACCGTGTGACCGACCGCTTCAAGGTGAACGGCGAACTCTCCGCCGGCGACCAAGGTGGTGCCGGGCGCTTCGGCGCGGAGTACCTCTACAGCGATCGGACCACCCTCTACATGAACTACGCCCTCGAGAACGAGCGTAGCGACAACGGCGTGCAGGCGAGAAAGGGGACCATGACCTCCGGGTTCCGCTCCCGCTACTCGGACACGACGAGCGTCTACGGCGAGGAGCGCTACACCCACGGCGACACCCCCAGCGGTCTTCTGCACTCCTACGGCGTCGACCTCACCCCCACCGACCGCCTGAACCTGGGCGCCAAGGGTGAAGTCGGGACCCTCACGGACAACCTGACCGGCGCCGAACTCAAAAGAACGGCGGTCGGTGTGAACGCAGGCTACGGTTTCGACAAGGTAAAGCTCGCAAGCGCCGTGGAATACCGGGAGGACGACGCCGAGCAGACCGATTTGAGCCGCGAGAAGCGCACCACCTGGCTTTTCAAGAACAGCTTGAAGTACCAGATGACCCCGGACTGGCGCCTGATCGGCAAGTTCAACTACTCGAAGAGCACGAGCTCCGAGGGGGACTTGCGCGACGGTGGATACACCGAGGCGGTGGTCGGCTACGCCTATCGTCCGGTCATGAACGACCGGCTGAACGCCCTCGTCAAGTACACCTATTTCTACAACATGCCGTCGGCGGACCAGATCGCCGGCACGACGACGGGGGCTAGCTTCATGCAGCGCAGCCACATCGCCTCCATCGACGCCATGTACGACCTGACCCCGCGCTGGACCGTCGGGGGCAAGTACGCCTACCGGCTCGGGCAGGTGAGCATGGACCGGGTGAACCCGGAGTACTTCGACAGCCGTGCCCATCTCGTGGTGGCGCGGGTGGACTGGCGCTTCCTGCACAAGTGGGATGCCCTCGTCGAGGGGCGGTGGCTCGATCTCCCGGACGCCCAGGACAGCCGCACCGGCGTGCTCCTCGGGGTCTACCGTCACCTCGGGAACCACTTCAAGATCGGCGCCGGCTACAACTTCAGCGATTTCTCCGACGATCTGACCGACCTGAGCTACCGGCGCCAGGGGGTGTTCGTCAACATGGTGGGGATGATCTAG
- a CDS encoding tetratricopeptide repeat protein: MKRTRFLLMALFALLAACQSGGGRETIAQLKDVKVEIKEVPIEGGLEKAMEGYQHFLDETPESSLTPAAIRRLADLKIEKEYGYVAATPRVPGGEAVLPAPERAEVASSAAAAVPSRAPGESDADFEKRTLKAKEGHDGEERAGAREAIALYRKLLDKYPHYQGNDQVLYQMSRAYEELGETEEAMAVMQRMVKDYPGSRYMNEVQFRRAEYFFTHRQYIEAEGVYKGLVEAGPETSFYELALYKLGWTFYKQELYEEGLDRFIALLDHKVAAGYDFAATGDDLERKRVDDTFRVISQSFSYLHGAASAVEYFEKNGKRGYEDRVYSNLGEFYYEKRRYSDAAAAYNAFVTRNPFHRASPQFSMRVIEIHIAGGFPTLVIEAKKEFARNYGLKSEYWKHFEPASRPEVLGFLKTNLTDLAHHYHALYQAPEHVKEKEENFKEALQWYGDFLDSFPKEAESASINYQMADLLMENRSFARAAKEYERTAYEYPRYEKSSAAGYAAVFAYREQLREAKAEEKDPVKREAVRSSLKFAETFPEHEKAAVVMGAAADDLYELKDYEQGLTVARKLIATFPAADKEVLKSAWIVVGHSCYELKRYPEAEAGYAQVLALIPEGDASRTGFTDNLAASIYKQGEEANAAANYRAAADHFLRVGRVAAGSKIRVNAEYDASVALIQLKAWKEATAVLASFRELFPGHELQPEVTRKLAFVYREDGRLSEAAGEYERVESEFKDEEVRREALMLAAELHQQSGNKKQALAVYRRYVGYFPEPVEVNLEMRDKICTFVKDEDRAAYLNELKEIIAIDAAAGDKRTPRTRYLAGKGALVFAEGDYERFAEVKLVQPFEEKLRRKKELMKVAMQSFGKLPEYEVGEVTAAATFYLAEIYGEFSKSLTGSERPGDLNPQELQEYEMALEEQAFPFEEKAISVHEKNMELISVGIYNDWVDKSLGRLAKLLPARYDKPEAATDIVASLDSFGYEIATPVAAPPAPAPPPVVSDAVAQPGEGTPAPQAEKSEKVEGAPAEADAAAKAPAPEEKPAPEAAPAPTKKKTTSTSKGKKAKRRAKGEKK; this comes from the coding sequence ATGAAACGGACCCGATTCCTGCTCATGGCGCTTTTCGCGCTCCTCGCCGCGTGCCAGTCCGGCGGCGGCAGGGAGACCATCGCGCAGCTTAAAGACGTGAAGGTCGAGATCAAGGAAGTGCCGATCGAAGGCGGCCTCGAGAAGGCGATGGAAGGGTACCAGCACTTCCTCGACGAGACGCCGGAGTCGTCGCTCACCCCGGCCGCGATCCGTCGCCTGGCCGACCTGAAGATCGAAAAGGAATACGGCTATGTCGCCGCCACCCCCCGTGTGCCGGGGGGCGAGGCGGTGCTTCCCGCTCCGGAGCGCGCCGAGGTCGCCTCGTCTGCCGCCGCGGCTGTCCCGAGCCGCGCGCCGGGCGAGTCCGATGCCGATTTCGAGAAGAGGACCCTGAAGGCGAAAGAGGGACATGACGGAGAGGAGCGGGCCGGGGCACGCGAGGCGATCGCCCTTTACCGCAAGCTCCTGGACAAGTACCCGCACTACCAGGGTAACGACCAGGTGCTCTACCAGATGTCGCGCGCCTACGAGGAACTGGGCGAGACCGAGGAGGCGATGGCGGTCATGCAGCGCATGGTCAAGGATTATCCTGGATCGCGCTACATGAACGAGGTCCAGTTCCGCCGCGCCGAGTACTTCTTCACGCACCGCCAGTACATCGAGGCGGAAGGGGTGTACAAGGGGCTCGTCGAAGCCGGCCCTGAGACCTCCTTCTACGAGCTCGCCCTCTACAAACTGGGCTGGACCTTCTACAAGCAGGAACTCTACGAGGAAGGGCTCGACCGCTTCATCGCACTCCTGGACCACAAGGTGGCGGCCGGGTACGACTTCGCCGCCACCGGTGACGACCTGGAGAGAAAGCGGGTGGACGACACCTTCCGGGTCATCAGCCAGAGCTTCTCCTACCTGCACGGCGCCGCCTCGGCCGTCGAGTACTTCGAGAAGAACGGCAAGCGCGGCTACGAGGACCGCGTCTACTCGAACTTGGGCGAGTTCTACTACGAGAAGCGCCGCTACAGCGACGCCGCGGCGGCCTACAACGCCTTCGTGACCCGCAACCCGTTCCACCGCGCCTCCCCGCAGTTCAGCATGCGCGTGATCGAGATCCACATAGCCGGCGGCTTCCCGACCCTCGTCATCGAGGCGAAGAAGGAGTTCGCCAGGAACTACGGGCTCAAGTCCGAGTACTGGAAGCACTTCGAACCCGCCTCCCGTCCCGAGGTGCTCGGTTTCCTGAAGACCAACTTGACCGACCTAGCCCACCACTACCACGCCCTGTACCAGGCGCCGGAGCACGTGAAGGAGAAGGAGGAGAACTTCAAGGAGGCGCTGCAGTGGTACGGCGACTTCCTGGATTCCTTCCCGAAAGAGGCGGAGTCGGCGAGCATCAACTACCAGATGGCCGACCTCCTCATGGAGAACCGCTCCTTTGCGCGGGCGGCGAAAGAGTACGAGCGGACCGCCTACGAATACCCGCGTTACGAGAAGTCCTCCGCCGCAGGCTACGCCGCCGTATTCGCCTACCGCGAACAGTTGCGCGAGGCAAAGGCGGAGGAGAAGGACCCGGTGAAGCGCGAGGCGGTTAGAAGCTCGCTCAAGTTCGCCGAGACCTTCCCTGAACACGAGAAGGCGGCGGTCGTCATGGGAGCGGCGGCCGACGACCTCTACGAGCTGAAGGATTACGAACAGGGGCTAACCGTGGCGCGCAAGCTGATCGCGACCTTTCCCGCCGCCGACAAGGAGGTGCTCAAGTCGGCCTGGATCGTGGTCGGGCACTCCTGCTACGAGTTGAAGCGCTACCCGGAGGCGGAAGCGGGATACGCGCAGGTGTTGGCCCTCATCCCGGAAGGGGACGCAAGCCGCACCGGGTTCACCGACAACCTGGCCGCCTCGATCTACAAGCAGGGGGAGGAGGCGAACGCCGCGGCCAACTACCGCGCCGCCGCCGATCACTTCCTGCGCGTCGGCCGGGTCGCCGCAGGCTCGAAGATCCGGGTGAACGCCGAGTACGACGCTTCCGTCGCGCTCATCCAGCTCAAGGCGTGGAAGGAAGCGACCGCCGTGCTTGCCTCCTTCCGCGAACTCTTCCCCGGCCACGAGCTGCAGCCCGAAGTAACGAGGAAGCTTGCCTTCGTCTACCGCGAGGACGGCCGCCTGTCCGAGGCCGCCGGCGAGTACGAGCGGGTGGAGAGCGAGTTCAAGGACGAGGAGGTGAGGCGCGAAGCCCTCATGCTGGCGGCCGAGCTGCACCAGCAAAGCGGCAACAAAAAGCAGGCCCTCGCCGTGTACCGCCGCTACGTCGGTTACTTCCCCGAGCCGGTGGAGGTGAACCTCGAGATGCGCGACAAGATCTGCACCTTCGTGAAGGACGAGGACCGTGCCGCCTATCTGAACGAGCTGAAGGAGATCATCGCCATCGACGCCGCCGCCGGGGACAAGCGCACCCCGCGCACCCGCTACCTCGCGGGCAAGGGCGCCCTGGTGTTCGCCGAAGGGGACTACGAGCGCTTCGCCGAGGTCAAGCTGGTGCAGCCGTTCGAGGAGAAGCTGCGCCGGAAAAAGGAGCTCATGAAGGTCGCCATGCAGTCCTTCGGCAAGCTCCCCGAGTACGAGGTGGGCGAGGTAACCGCCGCCGCCACCTTCTACCTCGCCGAAATCTACGGCGAGTTCAGCAAGTCGCTCACCGGCTCGGAGCGCCCGGGCGACCTGAACCCCCAGGAGCTGCAGGAGTACGAAATGGCCCTGGAAGAGCAGGCCTTCCCCTTCGAGGAAAAGGCGATCTCGGTGCACGAGAAGAACATGGAGCTCATCTCCGTCGGCATCTACAACGACTGGGTCGACAAGAGCCTCGGGCGGCTCGCGAAGCTCCTCCCCGCGCGCTACGACAAGCCGGAGGCCGCGACCGACATCGTCGCCTCGCTGGACAGCTTCGGCTACGAGATAGCGACCCCGGTGGCGGCGCCGCCCGCCCCGGCTCCTCCCCCGGTTGTAAGCGATGCCGTGGCGCAGCCGGGCGAAGGGACCCCCGCGCCACAGGCGGAAAAGTCGGAGAAGGTAGAAGGCGCTCCGGCCGAGGCAGACGCGGCGGCCAAGGCACCTGCTCCTGAGGAGAAACCGGCGCCGGAGGCGGCACCCGCTCCGACCAAAAAGAAAACGACCAGTACCTCCAAGGGTAAAAAAGCGAAACGCCGTGCGAAAGGAGAGAAGAAATGA
- a CDS encoding tetratricopeptide repeat protein, which produces MKRQPETCSRVASNTGRFVLAAALLALAGCATGGGVKNAGVEKPVAAAASPAPAAAPTTPSVTHLSGEKTGFVISEPAQVGSDARRDFEKGTALLKDGEYQKSTELFEKVIAAAPSLTAPRINAAKAYAALKKPELAEAHLKAALKAVPGHPAVSNEYALQLRKAGRFAEAREVYEKSLALFPEYHPLERNLAILCDLYLKDLSCAQAHYEAYSKAMPEDKQVKLWIADLQGRTGHLAMHKEAGQ; this is translated from the coding sequence ATGAAGCGACAGCCTGAAACGTGTTCACGCGTAGCGAGCAACACCGGTCGGTTCGTTCTGGCCGCAGCCCTTCTGGCCCTTGCCGGTTGCGCGACGGGAGGGGGAGTGAAGAACGCGGGAGTTGAGAAGCCCGTCGCCGCGGCCGCTTCCCCCGCCCCGGCGGCCGCACCGACGACCCCGTCGGTCACGCACCTCTCCGGTGAGAAAACCGGCTTCGTCATCAGCGAGCCCGCCCAGGTCGGCTCCGATGCGCGCCGCGATTTCGAGAAGGGGACCGCCCTGCTAAAGGATGGGGAATACCAGAAAAGCACGGAGCTCTTTGAAAAGGTGATCGCCGCGGCCCCCTCGCTCACCGCCCCGCGCATCAACGCGGCCAAGGCGTACGCTGCCTTGAAAAAGCCCGAACTGGCAGAGGCACATCTGAAGGCGGCGCTCAAGGCCGTTCCCGGCCATCCGGCGGTGAGCAACGAGTATGCCCTCCAGCTGCGCAAGGCCGGGCGCTTCGCCGAAGCCCGCGAGGTCTACGAAAAATCGCTCGCCCTGTTCCCCGAGTATCACCCGCTGGAGCGCAACCTTGCCATTCTCTGCGACCTGTACCTGAAGGATCTCTCCTGCGCGCAGGCCCATTACGAGGCCTACAGCAAGGCGATGCCCGAGGACAAGCAGGTGAAACTCTGGATCGCCGACCTGCAGGGGCGTACCGGCCATCTCGCGATGCACAAGGAGGCAGGGCAGTAG